One segment of Comamonas thiooxydans DNA contains the following:
- a CDS encoding winged helix-turn-helix domain-containing protein — MQVLLLEDDPAIARTICYALEREGIAVTHSLLIADARQQWSRTAFDVLLMDVGLPDGNGLDWCRELRSAGSIVPVLVLSARGEEMDKVLGLELGADDYLTKPFSPRELLARTRALLRRSRQFQPAAPAQLAKTLQIDEQGQRALVHSKALDLTRREYQLLQSLVNAAGRILSRDALLEQIWGLDSESTDRTVDTHIKTLRAKLRERLPDQELIVTHRGLGYSLNQPG; from the coding sequence ATGCAGGTGCTGCTGCTCGAAGACGACCCAGCCATTGCAAGAACGATTTGCTACGCTCTGGAGCGCGAGGGCATTGCCGTCACCCACAGCCTGCTGATCGCCGATGCGCGCCAGCAATGGAGCAGGACAGCGTTTGATGTGCTGCTCATGGACGTAGGCCTGCCCGACGGCAACGGCCTGGACTGGTGCCGCGAGCTGCGCTCTGCCGGCTCCATTGTTCCGGTACTGGTGCTCAGTGCCAGAGGCGAGGAGATGGACAAGGTTCTGGGCCTGGAGCTGGGCGCGGACGACTATCTGACCAAGCCCTTCAGCCCGCGCGAGCTGCTGGCGCGCACCCGCGCCCTGCTGCGCCGCTCCAGGCAATTTCAGCCTGCAGCGCCCGCCCAGCTTGCGAAGACACTTCAAATAGATGAGCAAGGGCAGCGTGCACTGGTCCACAGCAAGGCGCTGGATCTGACAAGACGCGAATATCAGCTGCTGCAAAGCCTGGTCAACGCGGCAGGCCGCATCCTGAGCCGCGATGCCTTGCTGGAGCAAATCTGGGGGCTGGACAGCGAGAGCACGGATCGCACGGTGGACACCCACATCAAGACCCTGCGCGCCAAACTGCGCGAGCGTTTGCCCGATCAGGAACTCATCGTCACCCACCGCGGTCTGGGCTATAGCCTGAACCAGCCCGGATAG
- the rapZ gene encoding RNase adapter RapZ gives MSMEIVLISGMSGSGKSVALHALEDAGYYCVDNLPPELLQSFVELKLNHQDEKVAIAMDARSAKGLPQLPEQLHRLKKQGLMPRMIFLDADSSTLIRRFSETRRRHPLSPGTQTNERQALELDIEKERELLGLLRDRSIVIDTGDLKSAQLQSYIKQIIEAPTGQMTLMFQSFGFKHSMPTDSDYVFDVRMLPNPFYDKELRVLTGLDKPVADYLGALPEVQQMQLDIQQFLERWLPLLARDHRSYVTVGIGCTGGQHRSVFLVEALARHFEKQWPTVRRHRSLDFRDKFIQVSQQFLAPDSIHPIS, from the coding sequence ATGTCCATGGAGATTGTTCTGATCAGCGGCATGTCCGGATCGGGCAAATCCGTTGCGCTGCATGCGCTGGAGGATGCTGGCTACTACTGCGTCGACAACCTGCCCCCGGAACTGCTGCAGTCCTTTGTGGAGCTCAAGCTCAATCATCAGGACGAGAAAGTGGCCATTGCCATGGATGCACGCAGCGCCAAGGGCCTGCCTCAGCTGCCTGAGCAGCTGCATCGCCTCAAAAAGCAGGGGCTGATGCCACGCATGATTTTTCTCGATGCCGACAGCAGCACTCTGATCAGGCGCTTTTCGGAAACCCGCAGGCGCCACCCTCTGTCTCCAGGCACCCAGACGAACGAGCGCCAGGCGCTGGAGCTCGATATCGAAAAGGAACGCGAGCTGCTGGGCCTGCTGCGCGACCGCTCCATCGTCATCGACACCGGCGACCTCAAGTCGGCACAGCTGCAAAGCTATATCAAGCAGATCATCGAAGCCCCCACAGGGCAGATGACGCTGATGTTCCAGTCCTTTGGGTTCAAGCACAGCATGCCTACAGACTCTGACTATGTGTTTGATGTGCGCATGCTGCCCAATCCCTTCTACGACAAGGAACTGCGTGTCTTGACGGGCCTGGACAAGCCGGTTGCCGACTATCTGGGCGCCTTGCCCGAGGTGCAGCAGATGCAGCTGGATATACAGCAGTTCCTCGAACGCTGGCTGCCGCTGCTGGCCAGAGACCACCGCAGCTACGTCACCGTGGGCATAGGCTGCACGGGCGGGCAGCACCGCTCGGTCTTTCTCGTCGAAGCTCTCGCCAGGCACTTCGAGAAGCAGTGGCCCACCGTACGCCGCCACCGCTCACTGGATTTTCGCGACAAATTCATCCAGGTCTCTCAGCAGTTTCTGGCTCCGGACTCCATCCACCCGATCAGCTGA